The Pricia mediterranea genome includes a window with the following:
- the uvrA gene encoding excinuclease ABC subunit UvrA produces MFKLYLCKMNNGTPALQDVNPKENIIIKGANLHNLKNIDVVIPRNRLVVITGLSGSGKSSLAFDTLYAEGQRRYVESLSAYARQFLGKLDKPKVDYIKGIAPAIAIEQKVNSTNPRSTVGTTTEIYDYLKLLYARIGRTFSPISGKEVKKHRVSDVIDYIRTFDEGTKLLLLAPLHIDEKRDTLKSLQLLSKQGYARIKFNGEVIRIDAAPEDIGREFDLVVDRVITKDDEDFLNRLANAVDTAFFEGKGELTIEELSTGNRKLFSNKFELDGMEFLEPNVHLFSFNNPYGACPKCEGYGDVIGIDEDLVVPNTALSVYENAIFAWRGESMGWYRDQLVNSAYKFDFPIHKPWFELSEDQRQLVWDGNAHFIGLNKFFTQLEEKSYKIQNRVMLSRYRGKTRCSLCKGKRLRKETDYVKVDGKSISDLVGLPIKRLIGFFEEIKLNDHDAHIAARLLKEINTRLGFLDKVGLGYLTLNRKSNSLSGGESQRINLATSLGSSLVGSMYILDEPSIGLHPKDTENLIEVLKSLRDLGNTVIVVEHDEDIMKAADEVIDIGPEAGTHGGEVVAYGPLNDILKSNSLTAEYLNGSLEIPVPKKRRTSKNYVTIKGARAHNLKNIDVTFPLNMLTVVTGVSGSGKSTLVKKLLYPIILKETGGYGEKAGQYATVEGQYKSIKHVEFVDQNPIGRSSRSNPVTYIKAYDDIRSLFASQKLSKIRGYQAKHFSFNVDGGRCEKCKGEGEITVEMQFMADVHLECDTCGGKRFKKEVLEVKFEEANIDDVLNMTIDDAITFFARHKEDRIVTKLQPLQDVGLGYVTLGQSSSTLSGGEAQRIKLASFLVKGTSKDKVLFIFDEPTTGLHFHDIKKLLKSFDALIGKGHSVIVIEHNIELIKCADYLIDLGPCGGEEGGQLLVEGTPEEVARSKTSFTAGYLKEKL; encoded by the coding sequence ATGTTCAAGTTGTATCTTTGCAAAATGAACAACGGTACACCTGCATTACAAGACGTAAATCCGAAAGAGAACATTATAATCAAGGGGGCGAACCTGCACAATCTAAAGAATATCGATGTTGTTATTCCAAGGAACAGGCTGGTGGTCATCACGGGACTCTCCGGGTCGGGAAAATCCAGTTTGGCCTTCGACACCCTCTATGCCGAGGGTCAACGGCGCTATGTGGAAAGTCTTTCCGCATACGCCCGACAGTTCCTGGGAAAGCTCGATAAGCCGAAGGTAGATTATATAAAAGGGATAGCCCCCGCCATTGCCATAGAACAGAAGGTAAATTCCACCAATCCCCGTTCGACGGTAGGTACCACGACCGAAATCTACGATTACCTCAAGTTGTTGTATGCGAGAATCGGGAGAACTTTTTCGCCGATTTCAGGCAAGGAGGTCAAGAAGCACCGGGTCAGTGATGTCATCGATTACATCAGAACCTTTGATGAGGGGACCAAACTTTTATTACTGGCCCCATTGCATATCGATGAAAAACGCGATACCCTGAAATCCCTACAATTATTGTCCAAACAAGGTTATGCGCGTATCAAATTCAACGGGGAGGTCATACGGATCGACGCCGCCCCGGAGGATATCGGACGGGAATTCGACCTCGTGGTCGATCGGGTAATCACAAAGGATGACGAGGATTTCCTCAACCGGCTGGCCAATGCCGTCGATACCGCGTTTTTCGAGGGAAAGGGCGAATTGACCATCGAAGAACTATCCACCGGAAACAGAAAGCTCTTTAGTAATAAGTTCGAGTTGGACGGGATGGAGTTTTTGGAACCCAACGTACACCTGTTCAGCTTTAACAACCCTTATGGAGCCTGCCCCAAATGTGAAGGCTACGGGGATGTGATCGGCATCGATGAAGATCTCGTGGTACCCAACACGGCATTGTCCGTTTACGAGAATGCGATTTTTGCCTGGCGGGGCGAAAGCATGGGATGGTACCGCGACCAGTTGGTCAATTCCGCCTATAAATTCGATTTTCCCATTCACAAGCCCTGGTTCGAACTCTCCGAAGACCAACGGCAATTGGTATGGGACGGGAACGCTCATTTTATCGGCCTGAACAAATTCTTCACGCAGCTCGAAGAAAAAAGCTATAAGATCCAGAACCGGGTGATGCTTTCGCGCTATCGCGGCAAGACCCGTTGCAGCCTCTGTAAAGGAAAGCGTCTGCGCAAGGAGACCGATTACGTAAAAGTGGACGGTAAAAGTATTTCGGACCTGGTCGGACTACCGATCAAGCGGTTGATCGGCTTTTTTGAGGAAATAAAATTGAATGATCACGATGCCCATATCGCCGCCCGACTTTTAAAGGAAATCAATACCCGATTGGGATTTTTGGATAAAGTGGGATTGGGATACCTCACTCTCAACCGAAAATCCAACAGCCTTTCGGGTGGGGAGAGCCAGCGTATCAACCTCGCCACTTCCTTGGGCAGTAGCTTAGTAGGAAGCATGTATATTTTAGATGAGCCCAGTATCGGCTTACATCCGAAGGATACCGAAAACCTGATCGAGGTGCTAAAATCGCTGCGTGATCTAGGTAATACCGTCATCGTGGTCGAACACGATGAAGATATCATGAAGGCCGCGGACGAGGTCATCGACATCGGTCCCGAGGCCGGTACGCACGGGGGCGAAGTGGTGGCCTACGGCCCATTGAACGACATTTTAAAATCAAATTCCCTTACCGCGGAGTACCTCAACGGAAGTTTGGAAATTCCGGTCCCCAAGAAACGGCGAACCTCGAAAAACTACGTTACCATCAAGGGGGCCCGCGCGCATAACCTGAAAAATATTGATGTGACCTTTCCCTTGAATATGCTTACCGTGGTGACCGGGGTATCCGGAAGTGGCAAAAGCACTTTGGTCAAAAAGCTGCTTTATCCCATTATACTTAAAGAAACTGGCGGTTATGGGGAAAAGGCGGGACAGTACGCGACCGTAGAGGGACAATACAAATCTATCAAGCATGTGGAATTTGTGGACCAGAACCCCATCGGACGCTCATCCCGGTCCAATCCGGTGACCTACATCAAAGCGTATGACGACATTCGCAGTCTGTTCGCCTCACAGAAGTTGAGCAAGATACGCGGCTATCAGGCCAAACACTTTTCGTTCAATGTCGATGGCGGCCGTTGTGAAAAGTGTAAGGGCGAAGGAGAAATCACCGTAGAGATGCAGTTTATGGCCGATGTACATCTGGAATGCGATACCTGTGGCGGCAAACGCTTTAAGAAAGAGGTGTTGGAAGTTAAATTCGAGGAGGCCAATATCGACGATGTGCTCAATATGACCATTGACGATGCCATCACCTTTTTCGCTCGGCATAAAGAGGACAGGATTGTAACCAAGCTCCAACCCTTGCAGGATGTCGGGCTGGGCTATGTTACCTTGGGGCAGTCTTCCTCTACTCTATCCGGAGGTGAGGCACAACGCATCAAATTGGCCTCTTTTTTGGTCAAGGGCACCTCTAAGGACAAAGTGCTTTTTATTTTCGACGAGCCCACTACGGGCCTGCATTTCCACGACATCAAAAAACTGTTGAAGTCCTTCGATGCGCTAATTGGTAAAGGACACTCCGTCATTGTCATCGAACACAATATCGAACTCATCAAATGCGCCGACTACCTTATTGATCTCGGCCCCTGCGGCGGGGAAGAAGGGGGACAACTATTGGTTGAAGGTACCCCCGAAGAAGTCGCCAGAAGCAAAACATCGTTCACGGCGGGATATTTGAAGGAAAAATTATAA
- a CDS encoding fasciclin domain-containing protein yields MDLSLNGLILMAFLALGFVSCNNDDNYVDPIPDSDENIVELATGEPQLENLAAALQRAELVTTLQGDGPFTVLAPTNEAFDDFLSDNGYAGLNDVPVEALKQLLLNHVIRGRFSSVDFLASRAGYTYTLADATLNDDPDAKLNIFYEADDNIEFNDDAEIIQNGTNIGASNGVVHMVDDVIDLPTVATFLEADPAFESLEDALDADGQPDFETILETPSNLAPAPFTVFAPINEAFTALGELPSGDELTAVLQYHVITENNILFSDITDGLESPATLQGDSLTFSKAGNVVDITDGSGVSNSNIIPQLANIQAANGIIHGITDVLLPNTDEDTNAAEQ; encoded by the coding sequence ATGGATTTAAGTTTAAACGGACTAATTCTTATGGCGTTTCTGGCACTGGGGTTTGTATCCTGTAACAATGATGACAACTACGTGGACCCGATTCCCGATTCCGATGAGAATATTGTAGAATTGGCCACGGGCGAACCCCAATTGGAAAATTTGGCCGCGGCCTTACAACGAGCGGAATTGGTCACTACCCTACAAGGTGATGGACCCTTCACGGTATTGGCCCCGACCAACGAAGCGTTTGACGATTTTCTTTCCGATAACGGGTATGCCGGATTGAACGATGTCCCCGTCGAGGCTTTAAAACAACTACTGCTCAACCATGTAATCAGAGGACGCTTTTCTTCGGTAGATTTCCTGGCCAGTCGTGCCGGGTACACCTATACCCTCGCCGATGCCACGCTGAACGATGACCCGGATGCTAAATTGAATATTTTTTATGAAGCCGACGACAATATTGAATTTAATGATGATGCCGAAATAATCCAAAATGGAACGAACATTGGGGCCTCTAATGGGGTAGTGCATATGGTAGACGATGTAATCGACCTGCCTACCGTCGCCACCTTTCTCGAAGCCGACCCAGCCTTTGAAAGTTTAGAGGATGCTCTAGATGCGGACGGTCAACCTGATTTCGAAACCATTTTAGAGACCCCCAGTAATTTGGCACCAGCACCCTTCACGGTTTTCGCACCGATCAATGAAGCGTTTACCGCTTTGGGGGAGCTGCCTTCCGGGGATGAATTGACCGCGGTCTTGCAGTATCACGTAATTACGGAAAACAACATTCTTTTTTCCGATATTACGGATGGCTTGGAGTCCCCCGCCACCCTTCAGGGCGATAGCCTAACATTTTCGAAGGCTGGAAATGTGGTCGATATTACTGATGGCTCCGGAGTTTCCAATTCTAATATTATTCCGCAGCTGGCGAACATTCAGGCGGCCAATGGTATTATTCACGGCATTACCGATGTGCTGCTTCCCAACACGGATGAAGATACCAACGCTGCTGAGCAGTAA